From the Saccharobesus litoralis genome, one window contains:
- a CDS encoding tetratricopeptide repeat protein → MTGLGLATLCVSLIMPGVAVAEKTEKRKTQVMSQSVGKKVQAAFDVYAEERVNDAIKMLEEIEAKKPFDQAFIKRLLGRIYAGQKGGAKKSIKLLKEAVDLDVLNQAEQEDAIKLLADLNLQEGNQREALKGYQRWMDFSGKEDEMVYQKMATAHYQLKELEELIAPADKAIALQKKPAVTPYLLKVSSYYERKKFKEAIEVGSTVVKLFPEKANYWIQLGQFYLLDENMERALSTFDLAYKQGHLTKPNHFVAIAQLYAANAIPIKAAQIQEKYLNEGVLKKDEKNIGALANYYHQSQEFKKAAKYYQEVAELTQDPDYYKRVGDLLTLSEDYKRAIKAFEKAIELGSDKTPAIQLSLVEAFFYTKQYKQAYKYALEASKHKKTARSAKGWTGYIKEVAGRNNVKII, encoded by the coding sequence ATGACTGGTCTAGGTTTAGCAACACTTTGTGTTAGCTTGATCATGCCGGGCGTTGCGGTTGCTGAGAAAACAGAGAAACGTAAAACTCAGGTAATGTCGCAATCAGTCGGTAAAAAAGTACAGGCTGCATTCGATGTTTATGCTGAGGAGCGTGTTAATGACGCAATTAAAATGTTGGAAGAAATTGAAGCGAAAAAGCCTTTCGATCAAGCTTTCATCAAGCGTCTTCTCGGCCGTATCTATGCTGGTCAGAAGGGTGGTGCAAAAAAATCAATTAAGCTTTTAAAAGAAGCGGTTGATTTAGATGTACTTAACCAAGCTGAACAAGAAGATGCGATTAAACTTTTAGCTGATTTAAACCTACAGGAAGGTAACCAGCGCGAAGCGCTTAAAGGTTATCAACGCTGGATGGACTTCTCTGGTAAAGAGGACGAAATGGTTTATCAGAAAATGGCCACGGCTCATTACCAGCTAAAAGAACTAGAAGAACTAATTGCACCAGCTGATAAAGCTATCGCTTTACAGAAAAAGCCGGCAGTAACGCCTTACTTGTTAAAAGTGAGCTCTTACTACGAGCGCAAAAAGTTTAAAGAAGCTATTGAAGTGGGTTCCACCGTAGTAAAACTTTTCCCAGAAAAGGCAAACTACTGGATCCAGTTAGGTCAGTTTTATTTGTTAGACGAAAATATGGAAAGAGCACTTTCTACATTTGACTTAGCTTATAAACAAGGGCACTTAACTAAGCCAAACCATTTTGTTGCGATTGCTCAGCTGTATGCAGCTAATGCCATTCCAATTAAAGCGGCACAAATTCAAGAAAAATACTTAAATGAAGGTGTTTTAAAGAAAGACGAGAAGAATATAGGCGCTTTAGCGAACTATTATCATCAATCTCAGGAATTCAAAAAAGCAGCTAAGTATTATCAAGAAGTCGCTGAATTAACGCAAGATCCTGATTACTATAAGCGAGTAGGTGATTTATTAACCTTATCTGAAGATTACAAGCGTGCTATTAAGGCGTTTGAAAAAGCGATTGAGCTTGGTTCAGATAAAACACCTGCAATTCAATTGTCTTTGGTTGAAGCTTTCTTCTATACCAAGCAATATAAGCAAGCTTATAAGTATGCGTTAGAGGCATCTAAGCACAAGAAAACAGCGCGTTCAGCTAAAGGCTGGACAGGCTATATTAAAGAAGTGGCTGGTCGTAATAACGTAAAAATTATTTAA
- a CDS encoding energy transducer TonB: MIRMLLSIPIGIAITFGLFVLMAELIANNQKGPEESEKAPRIDIVMSKPQEGVQEMQRKPPPPPPPPAEPPKPQQSTPDVVDPNASGINLDMPAPDTSVGDTGLGGLGGNLMQDGDAAPIVRIEPRYPMAALREGKEGWVKLKFSIDELGNVINIDVIEAEPKRIFDRAAKKALAKWKYKPKIVDGKPIQQHGLTVQLDFNMQGAKQ; this comes from the coding sequence ATGATCCGGATGCTGCTATCTATACCTATTGGTATCGCAATTACTTTTGGTCTTTTTGTGTTGATGGCGGAATTAATCGCTAACAACCAAAAGGGCCCTGAAGAAAGCGAAAAGGCACCTCGCATTGATATTGTTATGTCGAAGCCTCAAGAAGGTGTGCAAGAAATGCAGCGCAAGCCGCCCCCGCCTCCGCCGCCACCTGCTGAGCCACCTAAGCCTCAGCAGTCGACGCCGGATGTGGTAGATCCAAATGCCAGTGGTATTAATTTGGATATGCCTGCTCCAGACACGAGTGTTGGTGACACTGGACTAGGCGGACTTGGCGGTAATTTGATGCAAGATGGTGATGCAGCACCTATTGTTCGTATCGAACCTCGCTACCCAATGGCAGCGTTAAGGGAAGGTAAAGAAGGTTGGGTTAAACTCAAGTTCTCTATCGACGAACTAGGTAATGTTATTAATATCGATGTCATTGAAGCAGAGCCTAAGCGTATCTTCGACCGCGCAGCTAAGAAAGCATTAGCTAAGTGGAAGTACAAGCCAAAAATTGTTGATGGTAAACCTATTCAGCAACACGGTTTAACCGTACAGCTTGACTTCAACATGCAAGGCGCGAAACAGTAA
- a CDS encoding ExbD/TolR family protein has translation MARKRHHEEEDAAIDMTPMLDIVFIMLIFFIVTTSFVKEAGIEVDKPEANNTKAEPKANIFIAINDKGEIWMDKRQVDVERVRANVEKMLAEQNTDVVIVQGDKEAKHGLIMKVMDQVKAAGIERITVAAEK, from the coding sequence ATGGCACGTAAACGTCATCATGAAGAAGAAGATGCAGCAATCGACATGACGCCGATGCTAGACATCGTATTCATTATGTTAATCTTCTTCATTGTTACCACGTCTTTTGTTAAAGAGGCAGGTATCGAAGTAGATAAGCCAGAGGCGAACAATACAAAAGCTGAGCCTAAGGCAAATATCTTTATCGCGATTAACGACAAAGGTGAAATCTGGATGGACAAGCGCCAAGTAGATGTTGAGCGTGTTCGCGCTAACGTTGAAAAAATGCTTGCTGAACAGAACACTGACGTTGTTATTGTTCAAGGTGATAAAGAAGCTAAGCATGGTCTAATTATGAAAGTAATGGATCAAGTTAAAGCCGCAGGTATTGAAAGAATTACTGTAGCAGCGGAGAAATAA
- a CDS encoding MotA/TolQ/ExbB proton channel family protein has translation MLFLIDIWETVRGFISTGGDVLYIVFAVLAIMWFLMIERYWFLLIEFPKYRKELIARWDARPDTTSWYAHKIRDFWISEASEMLKARLLLIKTLVALCPLIGLFGTVTGMISVFDSMATSGTGNPRLMASGISMATIPTMAGMVAALSGVFFSSRIEARAKTEVEKLVDSLPHH, from the coding sequence ATGTTATTCCTCATCGACATTTGGGAAACTGTCAGGGGATTTATATCAACTGGGGGCGATGTTTTATATATCGTCTTCGCAGTGCTTGCGATTATGTGGTTTTTAATGATTGAGCGTTATTGGTTTCTCTTAATTGAGTTTCCAAAGTATCGCAAAGAGTTAATAGCTCGTTGGGATGCACGACCAGACACCACATCTTGGTATGCACATAAAATTCGTGATTTTTGGATTTCAGAAGCGTCTGAAATGTTAAAAGCCCGTCTTTTGTTGATTAAAACCTTGGTAGCTTTGTGTCCACTTATCGGATTGTTTGGGACTGTAACGGGTATGATTAGCGTATTCGACTCGATGGCAACATCGGGTACAGGTAACCCACGTCTGATGGCATCTGGTATTTCCATGGCAACAATTCCGACTATGGCGGGAATGGTTGCAGCCCTATCTGGGGTATTCTTTAGCTCACGAATTGAAGCGCGCGCTAAAACGGAAGTAGAAAAATTAGTGGATAGTTTGCCACATCATTAA
- a CDS encoding MotA/TolQ/ExbB proton channel family protein yields the protein MKQFKTLLTVSALALTSVSFTASANAELDKLLEQVKKDRVSEVKINAKREAEFKAARDQKQALLNKAKAEYKAEEARQKRLQQAFIDNNKKITEKEVELDDAKGTLGEMFGVVRQSSGEALGRISTSIVSSQPKYANRTELLSKLAEAKELPTVSELEELWFALQTEMTESGKVVTYDAPVVALDGSETTETITRIGVFNLLSNGEYLVYNTENAADPKIQPLARQPEAHILADASAYQGQSSGYGSVYLDPARGAILNIFKQKATLEERYHQGGVPGYVITGVLALGALIALWKLLTLFLIGAKMKGQLKNTATPNTNNPLGRILKVYADNKDADVENLELKLDEAILRETPSIERGINVIKILAAIAPLLGLLGTVVGMIGTFQSITLFGTGDPKIMAGNISMALVTTAQGLIAALPLIFIHAIVAARGKSITHILEEQSAGIVAAHAEKEQA from the coding sequence ATGAAACAGTTTAAAACGCTATTAACCGTATCTGCGCTTGCTTTAACTTCGGTTTCTTTTACTGCGAGTGCTAACGCTGAGTTAGACAAGCTTTTAGAGCAAGTTAAAAAAGACCGCGTATCAGAAGTTAAAATCAATGCTAAGCGTGAAGCTGAATTCAAAGCTGCACGTGATCAAAAGCAAGCTTTATTAAATAAAGCCAAAGCTGAATACAAAGCAGAAGAAGCACGTCAAAAACGTTTACAACAAGCGTTTATCGACAACAACAAAAAAATCACTGAAAAAGAAGTTGAACTTGATGATGCTAAAGGCACATTGGGTGAGATGTTTGGTGTTGTTCGTCAATCATCTGGTGAAGCTTTAGGTCGTATCTCTACTTCAATCGTAAGTTCACAACCTAAGTATGCTAACCGTACAGAGCTTCTTTCTAAGTTAGCTGAAGCAAAAGAACTACCGACTGTTTCTGAATTAGAAGAGTTATGGTTCGCTTTACAAACTGAAATGACTGAGTCTGGTAAAGTTGTAACTTACGATGCTCCAGTTGTCGCATTAGACGGTTCAGAAACCACTGAAACAATTACGCGTATTGGTGTTTTCAACTTACTTTCTAATGGTGAGTACTTAGTTTATAACACTGAAAATGCAGCAGACCCTAAAATCCAGCCTCTAGCTCGTCAGCCAGAAGCGCACATTTTAGCTGATGCATCTGCTTACCAAGGTCAAAGCTCTGGTTACGGTTCGGTTTATCTTGATCCAGCTCGTGGTGCTATCTTGAATATCTTCAAGCAAAAAGCAACATTAGAAGAGCGTTATCATCAAGGTGGTGTTCCTGGCTACGTAATCACAGGTGTATTAGCACTTGGTGCATTAATCGCGCTTTGGAAACTATTAACCTTATTCTTAATTGGCGCGAAAATGAAAGGTCAGCTTAAGAATACTGCGACTCCTAACACGAATAACCCGTTAGGCCGTATCTTAAAAGTTTATGCTGACAACAAAGACGCTGACGTTGAAAACTTAGAACTTAAGTTAGACGAAGCTATTTTACGTGAAACACCAAGCATTGAGCGCGGTATTAACGTAATTAAGATTCTAGCAGCAATTGCTCCGTTATTAGGTCTACTAGGTACGGTTGTTGGTATGATTGGTACTTTCCAATCAATCACATTATTCGGTACTGGTGATCCTAAGATTATGGCGGGTAACATCTCAATGGCGTTGGTAACAACGGCACAAGGTCTAATCGCTGCATTACCATTAATCTTTATCCACGCTATTGTAGCGGCACGTGGTAAATCAATCACTCATATCCTTGAAGAGCAAAGCGCGGGCATCGTAGCTGCGCACGCGGAGAAGGAGCAAGCATAA
- a CDS encoding DUF3450 domain-containing protein produces MMKSKKLASAVACALSLSFTTAVAADALENLHKEENKIHKAAAKSQQKVDRYYEQSLELLAEYRGVVDKTDSLRVYNDHYEKITKNQEAEIASLQKQIDGIEDTKQGVVPLMYKMLDSLEKFVELDVPLKIDERKARIERIRRLMTDPNITTSERYRQVLEAYQIENDYGTLIAAYQGDVEGKTVDIAHIGRTVLVAQSLDFKQVWVWDNNARAWTQLGDEYIKPIRQVIRMARKQVAPDLLKVPVFAAESAQ; encoded by the coding sequence ATGATGAAGAGTAAAAAACTAGCTTCTGCGGTCGCTTGCGCTTTATCGCTGTCTTTTACGACAGCCGTAGCAGCAGATGCGCTTGAGAATCTACATAAAGAAGAAAACAAGATTCACAAAGCCGCAGCAAAATCACAACAGAAGGTCGATCGTTATTACGAGCAATCTTTAGAGTTATTAGCCGAGTACCGTGGTGTAGTTGATAAAACTGACAGCTTACGTGTTTACAACGACCACTACGAAAAAATCACTAAGAACCAAGAAGCTGAAATCGCGTCATTACAAAAGCAAATCGATGGTATCGAAGACACAAAACAAGGTGTTGTTCCATTGATGTATAAGATGCTTGATTCATTAGAAAAATTTGTTGAGTTAGACGTTCCATTGAAAATAGACGAGCGTAAAGCGCGTATTGAGCGTATTCGTCGTTTAATGACTGATCCTAACATCACAACTTCTGAACGTTACCGCCAAGTATTAGAAGCCTATCAAATCGAAAATGATTACGGCACATTAATCGCGGCTTACCAAGGTGACGTTGAAGGTAAAACTGTTGATATCGCCCACATTGGTCGTACTGTTCTTGTTGCACAATCTTTAGACTTTAAACAAGTTTGGGTTTGGGATAACAATGCACGTGCTTGGACTCAATTAGGTGATGAATACATCAAACCTATCCGTCAAGTTATTCGTATGGCGCGTAAACAGGTTGCTCCTGATTTACTTAAGGTTCCAGTATTTGCAGCGGAGAGTGCACAATAA
- the argS gene encoding arginine--tRNA ligase, translating to MKIKQYLSERVQAAMVAAGIPAEHGPHVALSNKPQFGDYQANGVLGAAKALKTNPRELATKVLAELDLADIAEKTEIAGPGFINIFLSKEWLVQQAQASFQDPRLGVAKAEQVQTCVVDYSSPNLAKEMHVGHLRSSIIGDAIVRALEFQGHKVIRQNHMGDWGTQFGMLIAHLEDTMAGGSIDGTALADLETFYREAKKRFDDEEAFATKARDYVVKLQGGDERCTELWQQFIEISVQHSEEVYDKLNVTLEREHIKPESAYNEQLPKVIASLQDQGLAVEDQGAQVVFLEEMADKEGNPMPVIVQKSGGGYLYATTDLAAIQYRSQELDADRCLYFIDARQSLHMQQVFTIGKKAGFATDKVSLEHHPFGTMMGEDGKPFKTRAGGTVKLAELLEESVSRATELLSKRETDLTAEQQAEVARKVGIGAVKFADLSKNRTSDYIFNWKTMLSFEGATAPYLQYAYTRVQSIFDKAGIQASDLENNVQVIEEQEKALLTKLAQFEDTLETVTREAYPHMLCAYLYEVASGFMSFYEACPILKDDVDSVTKNSRLVIAYNAQQTLKTGLELLGIETMDKM from the coding sequence ATGAAAATTAAGCAATATTTATCTGAACGTGTCCAAGCAGCCATGGTCGCTGCTGGTATTCCGGCTGAACATGGCCCTCATGTTGCCTTAAGTAATAAGCCTCAGTTTGGTGATTATCAAGCTAATGGTGTTTTAGGAGCGGCTAAAGCGTTAAAAACTAATCCTCGTGAGCTAGCCACTAAAGTATTAGCTGAACTTGATTTAGCTGATATTGCGGAAAAAACTGAAATAGCCGGTCCGGGATTTATTAATATCTTCTTATCGAAAGAATGGTTAGTGCAGCAAGCACAAGCTAGCTTCCAAGATCCGCGCTTAGGTGTTGCCAAAGCCGAACAAGTACAAACTTGTGTGGTGGATTATTCTTCGCCTAATTTGGCTAAAGAAATGCACGTAGGCCATCTACGTTCAAGTATTATTGGTGATGCTATTGTTCGTGCGTTGGAATTCCAAGGCCATAAAGTCATCCGTCAAAATCATATGGGTGATTGGGGCACGCAATTCGGTATGTTGATTGCCCACCTAGAAGACACCATGGCGGGTGGTAGCATTGATGGTACCGCGTTAGCCGATTTAGAAACCTTCTATCGTGAAGCGAAAAAACGTTTTGACGATGAAGAAGCGTTTGCCACTAAAGCGCGTGATTACGTGGTTAAGCTACAAGGTGGTGATGAGCGTTGTACGGAACTTTGGCAGCAATTTATTGAAATATCAGTTCAACACAGCGAAGAAGTTTACGACAAGCTTAATGTTACGTTAGAGCGTGAACATATTAAGCCGGAAAGTGCCTACAACGAGCAGCTACCTAAAGTGATTGCTAGCTTGCAAGACCAAGGCTTGGCAGTTGAAGACCAAGGCGCACAAGTTGTCTTCCTTGAAGAAATGGCAGACAAAGAAGGTAACCCAATGCCGGTTATCGTCCAGAAATCTGGCGGTGGTTACTTGTATGCGACAACTGATTTAGCGGCTATTCAATATCGTTCACAAGAACTTGATGCAGATCGTTGTCTGTACTTTATCGATGCGCGACAATCGTTGCACATGCAGCAAGTATTCACTATTGGTAAGAAAGCTGGCTTTGCAACTGATAAGGTTTCTTTAGAGCACCATCCGTTTGGCACCATGATGGGCGAAGATGGCAAGCCATTTAAAACTCGTGCTGGCGGTACAGTTAAATTGGCTGAATTACTTGAAGAGTCTGTGTCTCGTGCGACTGAATTATTATCAAAACGAGAAACCGATTTAACCGCTGAGCAACAAGCTGAAGTTGCGCGTAAAGTGGGAATTGGCGCGGTTAAATTTGCCGATTTGTCGAAAAATCGTACAAGTGACTACATATTTAACTGGAAAACCATGCTGAGTTTTGAGGGCGCTACCGCACCTTATTTACAGTATGCCTATACCCGAGTGCAGTCAATTTTCGATAAAGCTGGTATTCAGGCAAGTGATTTAGAGAATAATGTACAGGTTATAGAGGAACAGGAGAAAGCCCTTCTGACTAAGCTTGCGCAGTTTGAAGATACGTTAGAAACAGTGACTCGTGAAGCCTATCCACATATGTTATGTGCATACCTTTATGAAGTCGCAAGTGGCTTCATGAGCTTCTACGAAGCTTGCCCAATTCTTAAAGATGACGTGGATTCAGTAACCAAAAATTCACGCCTTGTAATTGCCTACAACGCCCAACAAACCTTGAAAACCGGTTTAGAGTTATTGGGTATCGAAACCATGGATAAAATGTAA
- the prfC gene encoding peptide chain release factor 3, with amino-acid sequence MTESPFIQEVNKRRTFAIISHPDAGKTTITEKVLLYGQAIQKAGTVKGKKSGQHAKSDWMEMEKERGISVTTSVMQFPYRDELVNLLDTPGHEDFSEDTYRTLTAVDSCLMVIDSAKGVEDRTIKLMEVTRLRDTPIITFMNKLDREIRDPIELMDEVEDVLKIACAPITWPIGMGKEFKGVYHLLRDEVILFQQGMGHTIADNRVIKGLDNPELDEAIGDYAEELREMMELVQGAAHEFDLEMFLAGELTPVFFGTALANFGVDHMLDGLVDWAPKPQPRATNERQVTPQEDKFSGFVFKIQANMDPKHRDRIAFLRICSGKYEKGMKMHQVRTGKDVRISDALTFLAGDREAVEEAYPGDIIGLHNHGSIRIGDSFTVGEKVSFTGIPNFAPELFRRIRLKDPLKQKQLLKGLVQLSEEGAVQVFRPLTNNDLIVGAVGVLQFDVVVHRLKAEYNVDAIYEAISVSTARWCECDDERKLAEFRRKAESNLALDGSDSLTYIAPTMVNLSLAEERYPDIKFLKTREH; translated from the coding sequence ATGACAGAATCGCCATTTATTCAAGAGGTTAATAAGCGTCGTACCTTTGCGATTATCTCGCACCCGGATGCCGGTAAAACGACCATTACAGAAAAAGTTCTACTCTACGGACAAGCCATTCAAAAAGCCGGTACGGTTAAAGGCAAAAAGTCTGGCCAGCACGCCAAATCTGACTGGATGGAAATGGAAAAAGAGCGTGGTATCTCGGTTACTACCTCGGTCATGCAGTTTCCATATCGTGACGAGTTAGTTAACTTACTCGATACCCCTGGTCACGAAGACTTCTCGGAAGATACTTACCGTACCTTAACTGCGGTAGACTCTTGTTTGATGGTTATCGACTCTGCGAAAGGTGTAGAGGATAGAACCATTAAACTAATGGAAGTTACACGCCTGCGTGATACGCCGATCATCACCTTTATGAACAAACTCGACCGTGAGATTCGTGATCCAATCGAATTGATGGATGAAGTTGAAGATGTTCTTAAAATTGCTTGCGCACCGATCACTTGGCCTATCGGCATGGGCAAAGAATTTAAAGGTGTTTATCACTTATTGCGTGATGAAGTGATTTTATTCCAACAAGGTATGGGTCATACCATTGCCGATAATCGTGTCATTAAAGGTTTAGATAACCCAGAGCTTGATGAAGCGATTGGTGATTATGCAGAAGAACTAAGAGAAATGATGGAGTTAGTGCAGGGCGCTGCTCATGAGTTTGATCTTGAAATGTTCTTAGCGGGCGAATTAACCCCAGTATTTTTTGGTACGGCACTCGCTAATTTTGGTGTTGACCATATGCTAGATGGCCTTGTTGATTGGGCTCCTAAGCCACAACCACGTGCCACGAATGAACGTCAAGTCACACCGCAAGAAGATAAATTCTCTGGTTTTGTATTTAAGATCCAAGCGAACATGGATCCTAAACACCGTGACCGTATCGCCTTTTTGCGTATTTGTTCAGGTAAATATGAAAAAGGCATGAAGATGCATCAAGTGCGTACTGGTAAAGATGTACGTATATCTGACGCCTTAACCTTTTTAGCGGGTGACAGGGAAGCGGTAGAAGAAGCTTATCCGGGTGATATTATTGGTTTGCATAACCATGGTTCGATCCGTATCGGTGATAGTTTCACGGTTGGCGAAAAAGTCAGCTTTACCGGTATTCCTAACTTTGCACCAGAACTATTCCGCCGTATTCGGTTAAAAGATCCTCTTAAACAAAAGCAATTGTTAAAAGGTCTCGTTCAATTGTCAGAAGAAGGAGCTGTGCAAGTTTTCCGTCCTTTAACCAATAACGACTTAATTGTCGGTGCGGTTGGTGTGCTGCAGTTTGATGTGGTTGTGCATCGCTTAAAAGCTGAATATAACGTAGATGCCATTTACGAAGCGATTAGTGTATCTACTGCGCGCTGGTGTGAATGCGACGACGAGCGAAAACTGGCAGAGTTTCGTCGTAAAGCTGAAAGTAACTTAGCCTTGGACGGTAGTGATAGCTTGACTTATATCGCACCGACTATGGTTAACTTAAGTTTGGCCGAAGAACGCTATCCTGATATTAAATTCCTTAAAACACGTGAACACTAA